In Chitinophaga nivalis, a single genomic region encodes these proteins:
- a CDS encoding GNAT family N-acetyltransferase, producing the protein MIQLVSVTEANEAVYNLFEAAFPIEERRPWDKQLHLMAIGELRLLHILKDDVFAGFVFYWELPDFCFIDYFAILPAARGGGSGTQVMQLLEQRFSHIVLEVEPPLTEEAVRRIGFYERLGYQTFPQLYHQPPHHAHLPPLELRLMQKGMSSTDAAFQEIKDQLYKNIYSK; encoded by the coding sequence ATGATTCAGTTAGTGTCTGTTACGGAAGCAAATGAAGCCGTGTACAATTTATTTGAAGCCGCTTTTCCCATCGAAGAGCGGAGGCCATGGGATAAACAATTGCATTTAATGGCCATCGGAGAATTGCGCTTGTTGCATATTCTGAAAGATGATGTATTTGCAGGATTTGTGTTCTACTGGGAACTCCCCGATTTTTGTTTTATCGACTATTTTGCTATTCTGCCCGCAGCGCGTGGTGGTGGCTCGGGCACGCAGGTAATGCAGTTGCTGGAGCAACGATTTAGTCACATTGTATTGGAGGTAGAACCGCCACTAACGGAGGAGGCTGTACGTCGTATCGGATTCTATGAACGATTGGGCTACCAGACTTTTCCCCAGCTATACCATCAGCCACCGCATCATGCACACCTGCCGCCGCTGGAGCTGCGGCTCATGCAAAAAGGGATGTCATCTACCGATGCGGCTTTTCAGGAAATCAAAGATCAGCTGTATAAAAATATCTATAGTAAGTAA
- a CDS encoding sensor histidine kinase → MIPLKRIFPVIVILITISLLGIIYIQVNWIKSGIAIKKEQFSQNLAMMGKDLVSDMLYTRQTAVMFKMYSNRSGSTKTFSIDINRQPYNMPPVSDFYTVQELRACIQSNLRKNHLDSTNFEFAILAPVAGYEANIKMHSPGFLKMYQENLKDSSVNNNNSKYRIQVVMLADLNDLAPRNESLWIILPVNDSIAKQLGFMITGGVLFTLIIITAFALTIRTLLNQKKLSEIKSDFINNMTHELKTPLATISLAIDAIGNEKVMNNPDKIQYFSGIIKEENKRMNKQVESILQSALLEKDEIGLKLQATDAHKVIQNTTDNLQLQLAAKKGVVDLQLNAINPVIMADDVHFSNLIFNLMDNAIKYSRDELEIVIQTYNTRKNLFIVIQDNGIGMSRDTISRIFEKFYRAHTGNVHNVKGFGLGLTYVKAIVDAHKGKIKVESTVGKGSKFTLEFPQD, encoded by the coding sequence ATGATACCACTGAAGAGAATCTTTCCTGTCATCGTAATTCTGATTACCATTTCCCTGTTAGGCATCATCTATATTCAGGTGAACTGGATCAAAAGTGGTATTGCCATCAAGAAAGAACAGTTCTCCCAGAACCTGGCCATGATGGGCAAAGACCTCGTCAGCGATATGCTGTACACCCGGCAAACAGCTGTCATGTTCAAAATGTACAGCAACAGAAGCGGATCTACCAAAACGTTCTCTATCGATATCAACCGGCAGCCCTATAACATGCCGCCGGTAAGTGATTTTTATACCGTACAGGAACTACGTGCCTGTATTCAATCCAACCTCCGCAAAAATCACCTGGACTCTACCAATTTTGAATTTGCGATCCTGGCGCCGGTTGCCGGATATGAAGCGAATATCAAAATGCATTCTCCGGGCTTCCTGAAAATGTACCAGGAAAATCTGAAAGACAGCAGTGTGAATAACAACAACAGTAAATACCGCATTCAGGTAGTCATGCTGGCCGATCTGAACGACCTCGCTCCGCGGAATGAAAGTCTGTGGATCATCCTGCCGGTTAATGATTCCATCGCGAAACAGCTGGGATTTATGATTACCGGTGGTGTGTTGTTCACGCTTATCATTATCACGGCTTTTGCCCTCACCATCCGCACGTTACTGAACCAGAAAAAACTCTCTGAAATAAAATCCGATTTCATCAACAACATGACCCATGAGCTGAAAACACCCCTGGCCACCATCTCGCTGGCCATCGATGCTATCGGCAATGAAAAAGTGATGAACAACCCGGATAAAATCCAATACTTCTCCGGTATCATCAAGGAAGAAAATAAACGGATGAATAAACAGGTGGAAAGTATCCTGCAGTCCGCCCTCCTGGAAAAAGATGAAATTGGTCTGAAACTGCAGGCCACCGATGCACACAAGGTGATCCAGAATACAACGGATAACCTGCAGCTGCAGCTGGCCGCCAAAAAGGGAGTGGTCGATCTCCAGCTGAATGCCATCAATCCGGTGATCATGGCCGATGATGTGCATTTCTCCAACCTGATCTTCAATCTCATGGATAACGCTATCAAGTATTCCCGCGACGAACTGGAAATCGTTATCCAAACCTACAATACCCGCAAAAATCTCTTCATCGTTATCCAGGACAATGGTATCGGTATGAGCCGCGATACGATTTCACGTATCTTTGAAAAATTCTACCGCGCACACACCGGGAATGTACACAACGTAAAAGGTTTCGGCCTCGGGCTTACCTATGTGAAAGCTATTGTGGACGCACATAAAGGAAAAATTAAAGTGGAGAGCACCGTCGGTAAAGGCAGTAAGTTTACCCTGGAATTTCCGCAGGATTAG
- a CDS encoding YqgE/AlgH family protein — MINLSPGILLIADPFLKDPNFARTVILLCEHQPKGSLGFVINKLFDQQLHHLVPEVMISNIPVYFGGPVQMDTIHFVHQQPELIDGGVEIIPGVYWGGHFEQVVAALNKGLLEPGQIKFFIGYAGWTDGQLEGEIQEKSWIISHSDTTLVFEQQEQLIWQQSLRNLGSNFAMMANFPIDPSLN; from the coding sequence ATGATAAACTTGTCGCCTGGCATTTTGTTGATAGCAGATCCATTTCTGAAAGATCCGAATTTTGCACGTACTGTTATTCTGCTCTGTGAGCATCAACCCAAAGGGAGCCTGGGTTTCGTCATCAATAAATTATTTGATCAGCAGCTGCACCACCTGGTGCCGGAGGTCATGATCAGCAACATTCCTGTATATTTTGGGGGGCCTGTACAGATGGATACGATTCATTTTGTACACCAGCAGCCGGAGCTGATAGACGGCGGGGTAGAGATTATTCCCGGCGTGTATTGGGGTGGCCATTTTGAACAGGTAGTCGCTGCCTTGAATAAGGGATTGCTGGAGCCCGGGCAGATCAAATTCTTTATTGGTTATGCCGGCTGGACAGATGGGCAGCTGGAAGGGGAAATACAGGAGAAGTCGTGGATTATTTCCCACAGCGATACGACGCTTGTTTTTGAGCAGCAGGAGCAGTTAATCTGGCAGCAATCACTCCGAAACCTTGGCAGTAACTTTGCCATGATGGCAAATTTCCCCATTGATCCTTCCTTAAATTAA
- the atpD gene encoding F0F1 ATP synthase subunit beta, producing MPNTGKIKQIIGPVVDVHFDDKLPEIYSALEITRENGQKVVLEVQQHLGEDSVRCVAMDSTDGMVRGMNVVDKGAPIKMPIGDQVKGRLFNVVGEAIDGLGDIDASNGYPIHRQPPRFEDLATETEVLFTGIKVIDLIEPYAKGGKIGLFGGAGVGKTVLIQELINNIAKGYEGLSVFAGVGERTREGNDLMREMIEANIVKYGDKFKESMEHGDWDVTAVDKEMLKNSQATFVFGQMNEPPGARARVALSGLTLAEYFRDGDGSAGGGRDILFFVDNIFRFTQAGSEVSALLGRMPSAVGYQPTLATEMGLMQERITSTKNGSITSVQAVYVPADDLTDPAPATTFSHLDATTVLDRKISDLGIYPAVSPLDSTSRILTPIIVGEAHYNCAQRVKAILQRYKELQDIIAILGLDELSDEDKLTVSRARRVQRFLSQPFHVAEQFTGLKGVLVPIEETIRGFNMIMDGEVDEYPEAAFNLVGNIEAAIEKGKKLLEAANN from the coding sequence ATGCCTAACACAGGTAAGATCAAACAAATTATCGGTCCCGTGGTGGACGTGCACTTTGATGACAAGTTGCCCGAAATCTACAGCGCATTGGAAATTACCCGCGAGAATGGTCAGAAGGTAGTATTGGAAGTACAACAGCACCTGGGTGAAGACAGCGTACGTTGTGTGGCGATGGACTCCACCGACGGTATGGTTCGTGGAATGAACGTAGTTGATAAAGGCGCGCCTATTAAAATGCCAATTGGCGACCAGGTTAAAGGACGTTTGTTCAATGTGGTAGGTGAAGCTATTGACGGTCTGGGTGATATTGACGCTTCGAATGGTTATCCTATTCACCGTCAGCCGCCAAGATTCGAAGACCTGGCTACTGAAACAGAAGTACTTTTTACCGGTATTAAAGTAATTGACCTGATTGAGCCATACGCAAAAGGTGGTAAAATCGGTTTGTTCGGTGGTGCTGGTGTGGGTAAAACTGTATTGATCCAGGAGCTGATCAATAACATCGCAAAAGGTTACGAAGGTTTGTCCGTATTCGCCGGTGTGGGTGAGCGTACCCGTGAAGGGAACGATCTGATGCGCGAAATGATCGAAGCAAACATCGTAAAATACGGTGATAAATTTAAAGAATCCATGGAGCACGGTGACTGGGATGTTACCGCTGTAGATAAAGAAATGCTGAAAAACTCACAGGCTACTTTCGTGTTCGGTCAGATGAACGAACCTCCGGGAGCCCGTGCACGTGTGGCATTATCTGGTCTGACACTGGCTGAATATTTCCGTGATGGAGATGGTTCTGCAGGTGGCGGTCGTGATATCCTGTTCTTCGTTGATAACATCTTCCGTTTCACCCAGGCAGGTTCTGAAGTATCCGCGCTGTTAGGTCGTATGCCTTCTGCGGTAGGTTACCAGCCTACACTGGCTACTGAAATGGGTCTGATGCAAGAGCGTATCACCTCTACTAAAAATGGTTCCATCACTTCCGTACAGGCGGTTTACGTACCTGCGGATGACTTGACGGATCCGGCTCCGGCAACTACCTTCTCCCACCTGGATGCTACCACGGTATTGGATCGTAAGATCTCCGATCTTGGTATCTACCCGGCGGTGAGCCCACTGGACTCTACTTCCCGTATCCTTACACCTATTATCGTAGGTGAAGCGCACTACAACTGCGCACAGCGTGTGAAAGCGATTCTGCAGCGCTATAAAGAACTGCAGGATATCATCGCGATCCTCGGTCTGGATGAGCTGAGCGACGAAGATAAACTGACTGTATCCCGCGCACGCCGTGTACAACGTTTCCTGTCACAGCCTTTCCACGTGGCAGAACAGTTTACCGGTCTGAAAGGTGTACTGGTACCAATCGAAGAAACTATCCGTGGTTTCAACATGATCATGGACGGTGAAGTAGATGAGTATCCTGAAGCAGCTTTCAACCTCGTAGGTAACATCGAAGCAGCTATTGAAAAAGGTAAGAAATTACTGGAAGCAGCGAATAACTAA
- the atpC gene encoding ATP synthase F1 subunit epsilon, with amino-acid sequence MLLEVLTPERKLYAGEVYGVQLPGIDGSFEILDKHAPLIAALGNGKMKVLKDKTHNEFFTISGGFVEVLRNKATVLVEGAVAVEK; translated from the coding sequence ATGCTATTAGAAGTATTAACACCAGAAAGAAAATTATATGCCGGCGAAGTGTACGGAGTACAGCTGCCAGGTATTGACGGTTCTTTTGAAATACTGGATAAACATGCGCCATTAATTGCAGCTCTCGGAAATGGTAAAATGAAAGTGCTGAAAGATAAAACCCATAATGAGTTTTTTACTATCAGCGGCGGATTTGTGGAAGTACTGCGCAATAAGGCTACCGTACTCGTAGAAGGCGCTGTAGCTGTGGAGAAATAA
- a CDS encoding DUF6600 domain-containing protein translates to MKKLTKYTGLSILLLSFFLGSCASSYYAAMPTQGVQVGGSISFYDELSPYGRWINYPGYDQVWVPNAGRDFRPYYTNGHWVYSDYGWTWASDYSWGWAPFHYGRWLYDNFQGWLWVPGNEWGPAWVNWRSGGDYYGWAPMGPQMYVGSDYYNVPANYWAFVPRQYINSSRLSNYYISGNRNVTIINNTTIINNTNIYNRNRYYTGPDANEVGRYTRTSVRPVRVSDLERPGVERVTNDRLRMYRPDAAALQRGREADRNRPVQPGNDGNRPTRVTPGNNGGTIWNGNNGNNSNNGNNNNGGYTRPTRVPNQQPPVNNNNNNGGTIWNGNNGNNNNGGYTRPTRVPNPQQPVNNGNNNNGNNNNGGYTRPSRGDDQYRQQQQQQEQLQRIQREQQQQQQRQQQQQQEQIQRVQREQQQQQEQMQRAQREQQQQQQRQQQQQQEQIQRAQREQQQQQQRQQQQQQEQIQRVQREQQQQQRQQQQQQQQQGSYQRPRRGE, encoded by the coding sequence ATGAAAAAGTTAACAAAATATACCGGATTGTCTATATTACTTCTCTCCTTTTTTCTGGGCAGCTGTGCATCCTCCTACTATGCCGCTATGCCAACTCAGGGAGTACAAGTAGGTGGATCTATCTCTTTTTATGATGAATTAAGTCCCTACGGCCGCTGGATCAACTATCCCGGATATGACCAGGTATGGGTACCCAATGCAGGCCGGGATTTCAGACCTTATTACACTAATGGCCACTGGGTTTACAGTGATTACGGCTGGACCTGGGCGTCTGATTATTCCTGGGGATGGGCTCCTTTCCACTATGGTCGCTGGTTATATGACAACTTCCAGGGCTGGCTCTGGGTACCGGGTAATGAATGGGGACCGGCCTGGGTAAACTGGAGAAGTGGCGGTGACTATTATGGTTGGGCACCGATGGGACCACAGATGTATGTGGGTAGTGACTATTACAACGTACCTGCCAACTACTGGGCATTTGTACCCAGGCAGTATATCAACAGTAGCCGTCTTTCCAATTACTATATCAGTGGCAACCGGAATGTGACGATCATCAACAACACCACTATCATCAACAATACCAATATATATAACCGTAACCGTTACTACACCGGACCAGATGCCAATGAAGTAGGACGTTATACCCGGACATCCGTAAGACCGGTAAGGGTAAGCGATCTGGAAAGACCAGGTGTGGAAAGAGTTACCAATGACCGCTTGCGTATGTACCGCCCGGATGCTGCCGCACTCCAGCGGGGCAGGGAAGCCGACAGAAATCGTCCGGTACAACCAGGCAATGATGGCAACCGCCCAACCCGGGTAACACCCGGCAATAACGGAGGTACCATCTGGAATGGTAACAATGGCAACAATAGTAATAATGGTAACAATAATAACGGCGGATATACCCGTCCGACCAGAGTACCTAATCAGCAACCACCGGTAAATAATAACAACAATAATGGTGGTACCATCTGGAACGGTAACAACGGGAATAACAATAATGGCGGGTATACCCGCCCAACGAGGGTACCCAATCCGCAACAGCCGGTGAACAACGGTAATAACAACAACGGCAACAATAATAATGGCGGATATACCCGTCCTTCCAGAGGAGACGATCAATATCGCCAGCAACAACAGCAACAGGAACAGCTGCAACGGATACAAAGGGAACAACAACAACAGCAACAAAGACAACAGCAACAACAACAGGAACAGATACAACGCGTACAACGGGAACAGCAGCAACAACAGGAACAGATGCAACGTGCACAACGCGAACAACAACAGCAACAACAAAGACAACAGCAACAACAACAGGAACAGATACAACGTGCACAACGCGAACAACAACAGCAACAACAAAGACAACAGCAACAACAACAGGAACAGATACAACGCGTACAACGGGAACAGCAGCAGCAACAAAGACAACAACAGCAACAGCAACAACAGCAAGGTTCCTATCAGCGGCCACGCAGAGGAGAATAA
- the pnuC gene encoding nicotinamide riboside transporter PnuC, producing the protein MTAFFSITHYFFSIGGYAVSYIEFIGTVTGLLCVWLAARDHIFTWPVGLMNVSCFFILFWQLQLYADMFLQLYFFATGVYGWIFWLRKQPEQEPVYALSRQQRWWLGIAAVILSALTGWVISQVHNWWPQTFRQPAAYPYVDSIVAVLSVIANILLAKRIWENWLLWVIVDVIATMIYVKKDVLFLGAEYFILLIIAAAGLLKWYRSYRQQWQSIQQP; encoded by the coding sequence ATGACTGCTTTCTTTAGTATTACCCATTACTTTTTCTCCATAGGAGGATATGCCGTTAGTTATATAGAATTTATTGGCACTGTCACTGGATTATTATGCGTATGGCTGGCTGCCCGCGATCATATTTTTACCTGGCCGGTGGGATTGATGAATGTGAGCTGTTTTTTCATATTATTCTGGCAATTGCAATTGTATGCAGATATGTTCCTGCAACTTTATTTTTTTGCGACCGGTGTATATGGCTGGATATTCTGGTTGCGTAAACAACCGGAGCAGGAGCCGGTGTATGCATTGAGCCGGCAACAGCGCTGGTGGCTGGGAATAGCAGCCGTGATATTATCTGCGCTGACCGGATGGGTCATCAGCCAGGTACATAACTGGTGGCCGCAAACCTTTCGGCAGCCGGCGGCCTATCCTTATGTGGATTCAATTGTGGCGGTACTGAGCGTGATTGCTAATATCCTGCTGGCTAAAAGGATCTGGGAGAACTGGTTGTTATGGGTAATTGTAGATGTGATAGCTACCATGATTTATGTGAAAAAAGACGTCTTATTCCTTGGAGCAGAATACTTTATTCTTTTAATCATAGCGGCAGCGGGGCTGCTGAAATGGTATCGTTCGTACCGGCAGCAGTGGCAGTCAATACAGCAGCCATAA
- a CDS encoding purple acid phosphatase family protein gives MKIKHSEQSRRSFLSRLSKASLLGMTGLSPALVRAATHEQPATSEPAHTFLCKPYLQYPAPGTISINWITARPCYSWVTFGTNGQLQEKAHHVTNGLVDANNRLHRIELSHLQPGRQYSYQVHSKDIVDFQPYRLTYGDTISSETYTFTAPDPHAHTVSWSILNDIHDRPASIPHLLQLQAGEPGDFVFLNGDIFDYQSDEQQIIDHLLTPAGESFSTHTPFLYVRGNHETRGKYAREWHRYFDNPGQGNYFSFTWGPVFAIVLDTGEDKEDTHPVYAGITDFDAYRAHQAVWLEQQLQSAAYKKAKHKIVMMHIPPYHAGEWHGPVHCREMFGPLFNKYKIDMLICGHTHTYGIHAPDKTQHHYPIIIGGGPKDGNRTLIKIKADPQKLVLTLLKDDGTTIGTYTV, from the coding sequence ATGAAAATCAAACACAGTGAACAATCCCGCCGATCTTTCCTCAGCCGCCTGTCTAAAGCAAGCCTCCTGGGAATGACCGGCCTCAGCCCGGCACTGGTACGGGCAGCTACCCACGAACAGCCCGCCACCAGTGAGCCGGCACACACCTTTTTATGCAAACCTTATCTGCAGTATCCCGCGCCTGGTACCATTTCCATCAACTGGATCACCGCACGCCCCTGCTACAGCTGGGTCACATTCGGTACCAACGGCCAACTACAGGAAAAAGCACACCATGTAACCAACGGCCTGGTAGATGCCAACAACCGCCTGCACCGCATCGAACTGAGCCACCTCCAGCCCGGCCGGCAATACAGCTACCAGGTACACTCGAAAGATATCGTTGATTTTCAGCCCTACCGGCTCACCTATGGCGATACCATCAGCAGTGAGACCTACACCTTCACGGCGCCCGATCCACACGCCCATACCGTATCCTGGTCCATCCTCAACGACATTCACGATCGCCCCGCCTCCATCCCGCATCTGCTGCAGCTCCAGGCAGGTGAACCTGGCGACTTTGTATTCCTTAATGGGGATATATTTGATTATCAGTCGGATGAACAACAGATTATTGATCACCTGCTAACGCCCGCCGGCGAATCCTTTTCGACCCATACGCCCTTCCTGTATGTAAGAGGTAACCACGAAACCCGGGGCAAATACGCGCGGGAATGGCATCGCTATTTCGATAACCCCGGGCAGGGCAATTACTTCTCCTTCACCTGGGGGCCTGTTTTTGCCATTGTACTGGATACCGGAGAAGATAAGGAAGATACCCACCCGGTATACGCCGGTATCACCGATTTCGATGCCTATCGTGCCCACCAGGCAGTATGGCTGGAACAGCAATTACAGTCTGCAGCCTATAAAAAGGCGAAACATAAAATAGTGATGATGCACATTCCTCCTTACCATGCGGGCGAATGGCATGGCCCGGTGCACTGCCGGGAAATGTTCGGACCCCTGTTCAATAAATATAAAATAGATATGCTCATTTGCGGCCATACCCATACCTATGGCATTCATGCGCCGGATAAAACGCAGCACCATTATCCGATTATTATTGGCGGCGGCCCGAAAGACGGCAACCGTACCCTCATTAAAATAAAGGCAGATCCGCAAAAACTGGTACTCACCCTGTTAAAGGATGATGGCACTACCATAGGCACCTATACCGTATAA
- a CDS encoding HesA/MoeB/ThiF family protein, translating to MILSEKEALHFQHPIAVPGMGVSAQEKLKEARILVVGAGGLGSPVMQYLSASGIGVIGIADYGVINDEDMHRQPVYQMQDVRKHKAKMAASRLWAVNPYTKHYPILVQVKPETIGMMLVGFDLVIDCSQHTPTHLVLNDACIVHNKPFITGEVHNWQAWWGGFNMPLADGTTSASYRCALPLTETYRNFDAGAIGATHGATGMQIVCETLKYLLGVTGDIAGKLYGVDYLHNQRQVHDLVPDAEVLAATRAHGILTADDYGLEIVPDVED from the coding sequence ATGATACTCAGTGAAAAAGAAGCATTACATTTTCAGCATCCGATAGCCGTGCCCGGTATGGGCGTAAGTGCACAGGAGAAACTAAAGGAAGCCCGTATACTGGTAGTAGGCGCCGGGGGGCTGGGCAGTCCGGTGATGCAATATCTCAGCGCAAGTGGCATCGGGGTAATCGGCATTGCGGATTACGGGGTGATCAACGATGAAGATATGCACCGCCAGCCGGTTTACCAGATGCAGGATGTGCGCAAACACAAAGCTAAAATGGCTGCCAGCAGATTGTGGGCAGTAAATCCATATACCAAACATTATCCGATTCTGGTACAGGTAAAACCGGAAACCATCGGGATGATGCTCGTAGGATTCGACCTGGTCATCGATTGTTCCCAGCACACACCTACTCACCTCGTGCTGAATGATGCCTGCATCGTACACAACAAACCTTTTATCACCGGAGAAGTGCATAACTGGCAGGCCTGGTGGGGTGGTTTCAACATGCCGCTGGCAGATGGGACTACTTCTGCTTCCTACCGCTGTGCATTACCACTCACGGAAACCTACCGCAACTTCGACGCAGGAGCGATTGGCGCTACACACGGCGCTACCGGCATGCAGATCGTTTGTGAAACACTGAAATACCTGCTGGGAGTAACCGGTGACATTGCCGGTAAACTGTATGGGGTAGACTACCTGCATAATCAGCGGCAGGTACATGACCTCGTGCCGGATGCGGAAGTATTGGCGGCTACCCGGGCGCATGGGATACTGACGGCAGATGATTACGGATTGGAGATTGTACCGGACGTGGAAGATTAA
- a CDS encoding S66 peptidase family protein, which yields MKKGDLIGVTCSSSKMELSAATYAADVLSSWGYRVHLGITVGTSFHNFSAPDELRLEELQDMLDDPEIKAIVFGRGGYGMICILDKLDFTRFRKNPKWICGYSDVTALHAHIHQRYRIATLHSMMCSGITPETADNEYVHSLAAALKGKTYRYSAPAHPLNREGKASGQLIGGNLALLANISGSISQPDTKGKILLLEDIGEYRYSIDRMMYNLKRAGWLDKLAGLVVGAFTDGKETDTPFGQSEYEIIMNLVKDYDYPVCFGFPSGHQEANYALKLGVKHELKVGAKSFLSEQR from the coding sequence TTGAAAAAAGGGGATCTGATTGGAGTTACCTGTTCCAGCAGTAAAATGGAGCTGTCTGCTGCTACGTATGCAGCAGACGTATTAAGTTCCTGGGGATACCGGGTACATCTGGGTATCACGGTGGGTACAAGCTTTCATAATTTTTCCGCACCAGATGAACTGCGGTTGGAAGAGCTGCAGGATATGCTGGATGATCCCGAAATAAAAGCGATTGTATTTGGCCGCGGTGGTTACGGCATGATCTGTATCCTGGATAAACTGGATTTTACCCGTTTTCGTAAAAACCCAAAATGGATATGTGGCTACAGTGATGTAACTGCTCTTCATGCACATATACATCAGCGTTATCGTATTGCGACCTTGCATTCCATGATGTGTAGCGGCATTACCCCGGAAACGGCGGATAATGAATACGTACATAGTCTGGCAGCCGCACTCAAAGGAAAGACCTATCGCTACAGCGCACCGGCACATCCTTTAAACCGCGAGGGCAAAGCTTCCGGGCAGCTCATTGGCGGCAACCTGGCGTTGCTGGCCAATATTTCCGGCAGTATTTCACAGCCGGATACCAAAGGAAAAATTCTGTTACTGGAAGATATCGGCGAATACCGCTACAGCATTGACCGGATGATGTATAACCTGAAAAGAGCCGGCTGGCTGGATAAACTGGCGGGGCTGGTAGTAGGGGCATTCACTGACGGGAAAGAAACGGATACGCCTTTCGGGCAATCGGAGTATGAAATTATCATGAATCTGGTCAAAGATTATGATTACCCGGTTTGCTTTGGATTCCCCAGTGGGCATCAGGAAGCGAATTATGCCCTGAAACTGGGTGTAAAACACGAATTAAAAGTCGGCGCCAAAAGCTTTCTCTCCGAACAGCGATAA